The genomic segment CTTTGTGGAAACCAAGTATGTCAAAGATTTGACCTACCGTGCTCTGACTTACATTGAGGCAGGTTTCCCAATTCACTTGCGTGGCGCCAGTGGCACAGGGAAAACCACACTAGCAATGCACATTGCAAGCAAGATTGGTCGCCCGATTGTGATGATTCACGGCGATGCAGAATACAAGACAAGCGACCTTGTTGGAGGTGAGTATGGCTACCATAGCCGGCGTGTTGTTGACCGCTTCCAATCACGAGTGCTCAAGGTGGAGGAAGATTTTGCCAAGCGTTGGGTCGACAGCCGCCTCACAGTGGCGTGCAAGTATGGCTTTACGCTGCTTTACGACGAATTTACACGCTCCCGCGCCGAAGCGAACAATGTATTGCTGTCAGTGTTGCAAGAAAAAATTTTAGACATTCCCGCAGCACGTGCAGGGGAAGATGGCTACCTGAAGGTGCACCCAAACTTTGTAGGCATCTTCACTAGCAATCCAGAAGAATACGCAGGGGTGCATAAGGCGGCCGATGCGCTCCGTGACCGAATGATTACCATTGATTTGGACTATCCTGATTTTGAGACCGAAGTGGCAATTGTCATGGCAAAATCTAAGCTCTCGCAAGCTGATGCAGAAGAAATTGTCTCAATTGTGCG from the Chloroherpetonaceae bacterium genome contains:
- the gvpN gene encoding gas vesicle protein GvpN — protein: MNEEISTVIEASPLPDFVETKYVKDLTYRALTYIEAGFPIHLRGASGTGKTTLAMHIASKIGRPIVMIHGDAEYKTSDLVGGEYGYHSRRVVDRFQSRVLKVEEDFAKRWVDSRLTVACKYGFTLLYDEFTRSRAEANNVLLSVLQEKILDIPAARAGEDGYLKVHPNFVGIFTSNPEEYAGVHKAADALRDRMITIDLDYPDFETEVAIVMAKSKLSQADAEEIVSIVRALRESGRCEFAPTVRAAIMISKTLAVQRTKIYQPPDFFLQICQDILASETSRIGSKTNQEEVRSLVKKLVERSRLYRETAIASKVPLPRSAEANLHVLRSEKLAK